AAGATGATACCTAAACGAATTAAAGTCCAATCTGCTACGTTTGACGTAgacttttgtaattttttctcAAGTTTCTCCATAGAATGTTCTGGTGGTGCAATTAAAACAGACAGTTTAGATTTGATGGTACCATTGCAGACACTCACCAGTTCCTACTCTCTGTTTTCACCCGCTTTTAGTTCACGTTTTGTAGATACTGTTGCAAAATATACAGGACTGCGCATTACTTTGAGTGTTGGTAAAACCGACTTACCCGAGGATGTAAAGTATTATCTAGGAGACGATGCATCTAACTCATCGTTAGATGTTATTTACATCACATGTTTTTTGAAGGAAGATCTTCTTGACTTAACGATGGCATTTGTTCCGGCTGTGTGCTCTGGACTGGTGAATCAACCAGACTTACATTTTAACAGCATACTGGCTAAATTTGCACACCAATTACTCAAAACACCTGCTCCAGCTAAGGTTTTTTCAACAAAAGAGTCTACAAGTGGTGTCTTTCTTGATCTTGTGCAATTCAGTATGGACGCTTATAACGCTGTCGCTACCTCAGCAAATTCAAACACAGATGAACGTCCAGCCCAAGACTGTTTTAGGTGGTTAAGAGCGGTGTTAAACTTTTTGGATTCAGAGGCGGTGAAATTCTCATGTGCGGCCACGGGATTCGCGTTTAGAGTTTTACCGCATGCTGTGAGTTCGGACGCAGTGGAATATATTTTCTCTGCTAAAACTTGGGACCGGGCTTGTTTTTATCTACTGACCGTAAAGGATATTGCTAGTTTAGTCCTGGAAACCGATTCCCCCGCCCAATTGTGCTTTGCGAGTATGGGTAAATCCTTGTCGCCAGTCGCGGACCGATTAAGTCTTGATAGTCGCTGTGCAACACCGGTGAAGGAAGAACACGATATTTCAACGATCGAGAATCCACTGTTGAAACTCCAGACTGAACTAAAGGCCCTGTCAACAGCCGAAGAGCCGAAACAACACATTAAGCGTACTAACAACAACGGAGGTTACTTGTTGAACGAGGGCTCGAGTCAAACTGCAGAGATTCCACTTCCAGAGGTTGTCTCGAATGACGTCTTAGAGGAAATCCTTGCAGAGCAAACCAGGCCGATGATGTGTCTGTCACCCATAGCAAAAACAACTGTTTTGCATCGGGAAGAAGAGGATAATTATGAGGTACAGTAAATATAATTATTTTACTTCACTAGTGAACAACAGGAAAATTGTGAAGATCCAACGCTCATTGTTTTTTGCTCGCCAGGATGCTTATTGTTGACATATAAAATCTGATTATCTGTTAAGCTTAGTCTCTGAAATTAGGCGTGTGCGtatctatatatatatgtatcgTTGTCCTTCTCGACACTTCGTTTCAGCCAGCACCCTTATCAGGGGATTATAGAAAGGACTAACATCGAGTGTGACGGCTCTCGATATATTATCTCTTCTTCTTCCCGATGCAAGATCAAACCAACCGAGCTAAATTTCGATCGAGACACTTTACAATTTATTGGACAATATTTAGTCCAGTCTCAGAAGCGTTTTGCTTATTTTTCAAGCTTcctaagatacatgtacatactgttTCTGTTTTATTTGCTTGATGTTCACTTTCCTTCTCCAATTGTTCATGCACAATgtagtttttcattttgagcGCAAAATAGAAGACACATGTACCTTTATAGATAATGCTATATTCTTTGTCTCaaaaagaattaataaagaccttTGTTTTGTGTGCtggatttttgtttgtttttactgATCACAAATACGTCTGACTTATAAATAGCATCAAGCGGAGTATCTATCAAGATGAGACAGAACTGCTGCTGGAAATTGTTGATtgtgataatgaaatatttgaaccaatTATAAAACTTTGTTGATTTGCACGTGAACAGAGATTCCAACCACTAAAGTAACCGGCTACTCTAAGCTCGATCTGTGTGCATGGTGCGTTTGACCgctgtgaataagacacgcttcacgccgagaaaccgttcgcgactgattctggacgggatcatttgctcgcctccggctatgaacccgtctggacgTGTTGCGATGGCGCCTTGgcgctgtcgagtttacggtcgtTTTTtggtatatctgcgtgtgtgtgcggtgcgtttgaccgcggtaaATAatacacgcttcacgccgagaacccgttcgcgactgattctggacgggatcATTTGCTCgtctccggctatgaacccgtctggacgTGTTGCGATGGCGCCTTGGCGCTGTCGAGTTTATggtcggttattcgtatatatatgcgtgtgtgtgcggtgcgtttgaccgcggtaaataagacacgcttcacggcGAGAAcccgttcgcgactgattctggacggaatcatttgctcgcctccggctatgaacccgtctggatgtgttgcgatggcgccttggccctgtccagtttacggtcggttattcgtatatgtgtgcgtgtgtgtgcggtgcgtttgaccgcggtgaataagacacgcttcacgccgagaacccgttcgcgactgattctggacggaatcatttgctcgcctccggctatgaacccgtctggatgtgttgcgatggcgccttggccctgtccagtttacggtcggttattcgtatCCGCAGCAGATTCGAGTTGTGGTATCAAAATCACTGTAATGTCTTTAGGAGTCATTTATTGCACCGCATAATTTAACATGTCTACGGCTGACGAGGGGCACATCCGAATG
Above is a genomic segment from Lineus longissimus chromosome 14, tnLinLong1.2, whole genome shotgun sequence containing:
- the LOC135498925 gene encoding uncharacterized protein LOC135498925; translated protein: MIPKRIKVQSATFDVDFCNFFSSFSIECSGGAIKTDSLDLMVPLQTLTSSYSLFSPAFSSRFVDTVAKYTGLRITLSVGKTDLPEDVKYYLGDDASNSSLDVIYITCFLKEDLLDLTMAFVPAVCSGLVNQPDLHFNSILAKFAHQLLKTPAPAKVFSTKESTSGVFLDLVQFSMDAYNAVATSANSNTDERPAQDCFRWLRAVLNFLDSEAVKFSCAATGFAFRVLPHAVSSDAVEYIFSAKTWDRACFYLLTVKDIASLVLETDSPAQLCFASMGKSLSPVADRLSLDSRCATPVKEEHDISTIENPLLKLQTELKALSTAEEPKQHIKRTNNNGGYLLNEGSSQTAEIPLPEVVSNDVLEEILAEQTRPMMCLSPIAKTTVLHREEEDNYEHPYQGIIERTNIECDGSRYIISSSSRCKIKPTELNFDRDTLQFIGQYLVQSQKRFAYFSSFLRYMYILFLFYLLDVHFPSPIVHAQCSFSF